One window of the Corvus moneduloides isolate bCorMon1 chromosome 10, bCorMon1.pri, whole genome shotgun sequence genome contains the following:
- the LOC116448605 gene encoding LOW QUALITY PROTEIN: myelin-associated neurite-outgrowth inhibitor-like (The sequence of the model RefSeq protein was modified relative to this genomic sequence to represent the inferred CDS: inserted 1 base in 1 codon) produces MNPVYSPGSSGVXYANAKGIGYPAGFPMGYAAAAPAYSPNMYPGANPTFQTGYTPGTPYKVSCSPTSGAVPPYSSSPNPYQTAVYPVRSAYPQQNPYAQQGTYYTQPLYAAPPHVIHHTTVVQPNGMPATMYPAPIPPPRGNGVTMGMVAGTTMAMSAGTLLTTHSPTPVAPHPVTMPTYRAPGTPTYSYVPPQW; encoded by the exons ATGAATCCTGTGTATAGCCCTGGATCTTCTGGGG CCTATGCAAATGCCAAAGGAATTGGTTATCCAG CTGGCTTCCCCATGGGCTATGCAGCGGCTGCTCCTGCCTATTCCCCTAATATGTATCCTGGAGCAAATCCTACCTTCCAAACAG GTTATACGCCAGGCACCCCATACAAAGTGTCCTGTTCACCCACCAGTGGAGCAGTGCCGCCGTACTCGTCGTCTCCGAACCCCTACCAGACTGCTGTGTACCCAGTCCGAAGTGCCTACCCACAGCAGAACCCATATGCACAG CAAGGCACTTACTACACACAGCCTTTATATGCAGCACCACCCCACGTAATCCACCACACCACAGTCGTGCAGCCCAATGGAATGCCAGCAACCATGTATCCTGCTCCGATCCCGCCGCCCAGGGGGAACGGGGTCACCATGGGGATGGTGGCTGGGACGACTATGGCAATGTCAGCAG GTACTTTGTTGACAACTCATTCCCCAACTCCAGTAGCCCCTCATCCAGTTACTATGCCCACATATCGGGCTCCAGGAACACCAACCTATAGTTATGTGCCCCCACAGTGGTGA